A genomic stretch from Amycolatopsis sp. 195334CR includes:
- a CDS encoding alpha/beta fold hydrolase — protein MPPLPLLRDTPPRRRRVIALVLVAVVAAAGVLVWSQTGEEASPIRTEDATVEVAAAPGSPDRVRLDTTLYLPEVTPAPAVLMPHGFGGSKNSVAADAREMAERGFVVLAWSARGFGRSTGQIALNDPDYEVADAQRLLDNLAERPEVRTDGPGDPRVGVTGGSYGGALSLLLAGIDKRVDSIAPVITYNDLSQGLIPNSATPAAAAAGTPAENAFAPDGVFKRSWAGIFFSAGSGGASSGEPGNEAPEAGQEQDDSGSTGGGMGGGQDAAAAAGAMAGAPGGQGGPGGPGAPPGAGDPCGRFTEAVCRAYADVAATGKAGPETLNLLRRVSPVSVTSNITAPTLLVQGERDTLFGLDQSDATARQIAATGGKVKSIWFAGGHDGGRPGPKLRAQIGDWMAFHLKGEGSDPGTGFAYDVQGALRTDGAPSVRTVEAPAYPGIGAPPAERRQIPLLGQEQPIVNPPGGNPAAVSGIPGLNGIAAGSSRLAGLFSVEPPGQSARFASAPVESQVLVAGSSTVRLRVAANGPVPPEGAVLFAKLYDASQDGTRTLPGNGVAPIRIPALPADGSAAEVTVTLPPIVRPVEAGHSLVLVVSTTDQAYATPVQPATYRVSLAEGSALGVPVVPGTAVSTGWPLGQVLGIAGTLLAALVVAVIAGIRRKRSHVLDEELADTPLVIDNLTKSYPGGLTAVKDLSFRVEPGQVLGLLGPNGAGKTTTLRMLMGLISPSAGSIRVFGHKVTSGAPVLSRIGSFVEGSGFLPHLSGQDNLRLYWDATGRPADKAHFTEALEIAGLGDAVHRKVRTYSQGMRQRLAIAQAMLGLPELLVLDEPANGLDPPQIHQMREVLQRYAATGRTVVVSSHLLAEVEQTCTHVVVMHRGKLVAAGEVNDIVAAGGEATFRVDRPDAAAETLREAGVTEVVTEGRLVHADLAGMDRADAVAVLVKAGIAVEQAGPRRRLEDAFLQLVGEEANA, from the coding sequence GTGCCCCCACTTCCACTACTCCGAGATACGCCACCTCGGCGTCGCCGGGTGATCGCACTGGTGCTGGTCGCCGTGGTCGCCGCGGCCGGTGTGCTCGTCTGGTCGCAGACCGGTGAGGAAGCCTCGCCGATCCGCACCGAAGATGCCACCGTCGAGGTCGCCGCGGCGCCCGGTTCGCCCGATCGTGTGCGCCTGGACACCACGCTGTACCTCCCCGAGGTGACGCCCGCGCCCGCGGTGCTGATGCCCCACGGCTTCGGCGGCAGCAAGAACAGCGTCGCCGCCGACGCGCGCGAAATGGCCGAACGCGGGTTCGTCGTGCTGGCCTGGTCCGCGCGCGGGTTCGGCCGTAGCACCGGGCAGATCGCGCTCAACGACCCCGATTACGAGGTCGCCGACGCGCAGCGCCTGCTGGACAACCTGGCCGAACGGCCCGAGGTGCGGACCGACGGGCCCGGTGACCCGCGCGTCGGGGTCACCGGCGGGTCCTACGGCGGTGCGCTTTCGCTGCTGCTCGCCGGGATCGACAAGCGCGTGGACAGCATCGCGCCGGTGATCACCTACAACGACCTGAGCCAGGGCCTGATCCCGAACTCGGCGACCCCGGCGGCCGCCGCGGCGGGCACCCCCGCCGAGAACGCGTTCGCCCCGGACGGGGTGTTCAAGCGGTCCTGGGCTGGCATCTTCTTCTCCGCCGGTTCCGGTGGCGCTTCCTCCGGGGAACCGGGCAACGAGGCACCCGAAGCCGGGCAGGAGCAGGACGACAGCGGCTCGACCGGCGGCGGCATGGGTGGCGGCCAGGACGCCGCGGCCGCCGCCGGGGCGATGGCGGGCGCGCCCGGTGGCCAGGGCGGACCGGGTGGTCCCGGTGCGCCGCCCGGCGCGGGCGACCCATGCGGGCGGTTCACCGAAGCCGTCTGCCGCGCCTACGCCGACGTCGCCGCGACGGGTAAGGCGGGGCCGGAGACGCTGAACCTCCTTCGCCGCGTCTCGCCGGTGTCGGTGACCTCGAACATCACCGCGCCGACGCTGCTGGTGCAGGGCGAGCGCGACACCCTGTTCGGGCTGGACCAGTCCGACGCCACCGCCCGCCAGATCGCCGCCACCGGCGGCAAGGTCAAGTCGATCTGGTTCGCCGGCGGGCACGACGGCGGCCGCCCCGGCCCGAAGCTGCGGGCGCAGATCGGCGACTGGATGGCCTTCCACCTCAAGGGCGAGGGCAGCGACCCGGGCACCGGCTTCGCCTACGACGTCCAGGGCGCGCTGCGCACGGACGGCGCGCCGTCGGTGCGCACCGTCGAGGCCCCGGCCTACCCGGGCATCGGCGCGCCACCGGCCGAGCGGCGGCAGATCCCGCTACTGGGCCAGGAACAGCCGATCGTGAACCCGCCGGGCGGCAATCCGGCGGCGGTGAGCGGCATTCCGGGGCTCAACGGGATCGCCGCCGGCTCCTCGCGGCTGGCCGGGTTGTTCTCGGTCGAACCGCCGGGCCAGTCCGCGCGCTTCGCCTCCGCGCCGGTCGAGTCGCAGGTGCTGGTCGCCGGATCGTCGACGGTCCGGCTGCGCGTCGCGGCGAACGGCCCGGTCCCGCCCGAGGGCGCGGTGCTGTTCGCGAAGCTGTACGACGCCAGCCAGGACGGCACGCGCACGCTGCCGGGCAACGGGGTCGCCCCGATCCGGATCCCGGCGCTGCCCGCCGACGGTTCGGCCGCGGAGGTCACCGTGACCCTGCCGCCGATCGTGCGGCCGGTCGAGGCGGGGCATTCGCTGGTCCTCGTGGTCAGCACCACCGACCAGGCGTATGCCACGCCGGTGCAGCCGGCCACCTACCGGGTTTCGCTGGCCGAGGGCAGCGCGCTCGGGGTGCCGGTGGTGCCGGGTACCGCGGTCAGCACCGGCTGGCCGCTCGGGCAGGTGCTCGGCATCGCCGGCACGCTGCTCGCCGCGCTGGTGGTGGCCGTGATCGCGGGCATCCGGCGCAAGCGGTCGCACGTGCTGGACGAGGAACTGGCGGACACGCCGCTGGTGATCGACAACCTGACCAAGTCCTACCCCGGCGGGCTCACCGCGGTGAAGGACCTGTCCTTCCGGGTGGAACCGGGTCAGGTGCTCGGCCTGCTCGGGCCGAACGGCGCCGGGAAGACCACCACGCTGCGCATGCTGATGGGCCTGATCTCCCCGAGCGCCGGGTCCATCCGGGTGTTCGGGCACAAGGTCACCTCGGGGGCGCCGGTGCTGTCGCGGATCGGCTCGTTCGTCGAGGGGTCCGGCTTCCTGCCGCACCTGTCCGGCCAGGACAACCTGCGGCTGTACTGGGACGCCACCGGGCGGCCCGCGGACAAGGCGCACTTCACCGAGGCGCTGGAGATCGCCGGGCTCGGCGACGCGGTGCACCGCAAGGTCCGCACCTACAGCCAGGGCATGCGGCAGCGGCTGGCGATCGCCCAGGCCATGCTCGGCCTGCCGGAGCTGCTCGTGCTCGACGAACCGGCCAACGGGCTCGACCCGCCACAGATCCACCAGATGCGCGAGGTGCTGCAGCGCTACGCCGCGACCGGCCGCACCGTGGTGGTGTCCAGCCACCTGCTCGCCGAGGTCGAGCAGACCTGCACGCACGTGGTGGTGATGCACCGCGGCAAGCTGGTCGCCGCGGGCGAGGTCAACGACATCGTCGCGGCGGGTGGTGAGGCGACCTTCCGGGTGGACCGCCCGGACGCGGCCGCCGAGACGCTGCGCGAAGCCGGGGTGACCGAGGTGGTCACCGAAGGCAGGCTGGTGCACGCCGATCTGGCGGGCATGGACCGGGCCGACGCGGTGGCCGTGCTGGTCAAGGCCGGCATCGCGGTCGAGCAGGCCGGACCGCGGCGGCGGCTGGAAGACGCGTTCCTGCAACTGGTCGGAGAGGAGGCGAACGCATGA
- a CDS encoding TerC family protein: MTVPLWLWIATIGGLLVLIAIDLVVVDRKPHQVTTGEAARWVTFYVACAVLFGIGVWIFGGHDPGVEFFTGYITEYSLSVDNLFIFMVIMSSFKVPAIHQHRVLLIGILLALVMRGAFIAVGAALIAQFVWVFFLFGAILIWTAVSMVRGNDDHEEYHENAVTKWVRKIFPVTDDYVGHKSFVKRDGKRWITPMFVVIVAIGSADLLFAVDSIPAIFGITQDAYLVFAANAFALMGLRQLYFLLGGLVTKLVYLSYGLAIILGFIGAKLFLHALHEYHLVPDWLDINNWVSLGVIVTVLTLTTVLSLRKAKKDPESVQGPNLDLNAKSPEEREAEAAQPER, from the coding sequence ATGACGGTTCCATTGTGGCTATGGATCGCTACGATCGGCGGCCTGCTGGTCCTGATCGCCATCGACCTCGTTGTCGTCGATCGCAAGCCGCACCAGGTGACGACCGGTGAAGCCGCCCGGTGGGTCACCTTCTACGTCGCCTGCGCGGTCCTGTTCGGGATCGGGGTGTGGATCTTCGGCGGGCACGACCCCGGCGTCGAGTTCTTCACCGGCTACATCACCGAGTACTCGCTCAGCGTGGACAACCTGTTCATCTTCATGGTGATCATGTCCTCGTTCAAGGTGCCCGCCATCCACCAGCACCGCGTGCTGCTGATCGGCATCCTGCTCGCGCTGGTCATGCGCGGCGCGTTCATCGCCGTCGGCGCGGCCCTGATCGCCCAGTTCGTCTGGGTCTTCTTCCTCTTCGGCGCGATCCTGATCTGGACCGCGGTCAGCATGGTGCGCGGCAACGACGACCACGAGGAATACCACGAGAACGCGGTCACCAAGTGGGTCCGCAAGATCTTCCCGGTGACCGACGACTACGTGGGCCACAAGTCCTTCGTCAAGCGCGACGGCAAGCGCTGGATCACCCCGATGTTCGTGGTGATCGTCGCCATCGGCAGCGCCGACCTGCTCTTCGCGGTCGACTCCATCCCCGCCATCTTCGGCATCACCCAGGACGCGTACCTGGTCTTCGCCGCCAACGCCTTCGCGCTGATGGGCCTGCGGCAGTTGTACTTCCTGCTCGGCGGCCTGGTCACCAAGCTGGTCTACCTGTCCTACGGGCTGGCGATCATCCTCGGCTTCATCGGCGCCAAGCTGTTCCTGCACGCGCTGCACGAGTACCACCTGGTGCCGGACTGGCTCGACATCAACAACTGGGTCTCGCTCGGCGTGATCGTCACCGTGCTGACCCTGACCACGGTGCTCAGCCTGCGCAAGGCCAAGAAGGACCCGGAGTCGGTCCAGGGCCCGAACCTCGACCTGAACGCCAAGTCACCCGAGGAGCGCGAGGCCGAAGCGGCCCAGCCCGAGCGCTGA
- a CDS encoding S9 family peptidase produces the protein MLPTDIELLTAPRSPALHGDLLLTGLSRPDLKANRAHGVVRRVSPAGGDRPWTHGPRDSEPAISPDGTQVAFLRVTGERGAQLHVMPADGGEAKRVTDVPLGVEGFRWAPDSRRIAFTARIPEAGRYGTPDADGETVEAAAEAPRRITRFDYRIDDIGFLRDRPQRLFVVDGSVEEPVELTPLTDEQVDVHDPEWTPDGEFVLVVAPRDWGRVETLNADLYAVPVAGGEPVLAVRTAGDAAAPLVTADGVVYFHGIEFTGPDMVRNRGLWAAPLRTDGEPATPRRLTDAETVDTDAGAGRPAVLGDEVLVVVRTRGAAELRAVPSDADQAELAGLRRLLGEKAAVRGFSVDGDRVAAVVASPVDSGEVVLLEHGEARTLTDFSAPLRENVRPAVELTATAADGHPVHGWVVLPAGEGPHPVLLVIHGGPFAPYEWSLFDEAQVYASAGYAVVMANPRGSAGYGESHGRAIVRALCTVDVTDLLSFLDAALERSDLDASRVGVMGGSYGGLMTTWLSAHHGDRFRAAWSERAVNAWDSFAGSSDIGWEFVECYVGTDPEVQRERSPLTYAAKIGIPFAVVHSEEDWRCPVEQAQRLFVALRGNGVETEFLLFPGEGHELSRSGRPRHRVQRFEAVLEWWGRHLG, from the coding sequence GTGCTTCCCACTGACATCGAACTGCTGACCGCACCTCGTTCGCCCGCTCTGCACGGTGATCTGCTGCTGACCGGGCTGTCCCGGCCCGATCTGAAGGCGAACCGCGCCCACGGCGTGGTCCGCCGGGTGAGCCCGGCCGGCGGTGACCGGCCGTGGACCCACGGCCCGCGCGACAGCGAGCCCGCCATTTCCCCGGACGGCACGCAGGTCGCCTTTCTCCGGGTGACCGGCGAACGCGGCGCCCAGCTGCACGTGATGCCCGCCGACGGTGGTGAAGCCAAGCGCGTCACCGACGTGCCGCTGGGCGTCGAAGGCTTCCGCTGGGCGCCGGATTCGCGCCGGATCGCCTTCACCGCCCGGATTCCCGAAGCCGGGCGGTACGGCACGCCCGACGCCGACGGGGAGACCGTCGAGGCCGCGGCCGAGGCGCCGCGCCGGATCACCCGGTTCGACTACCGGATCGACGACATCGGCTTCCTGCGCGACCGTCCACAACGGCTGTTCGTGGTGGACGGTTCCGTCGAGGAGCCGGTCGAGCTGACCCCGCTGACCGACGAGCAGGTGGACGTCCACGATCCCGAGTGGACCCCGGACGGCGAGTTCGTGCTGGTCGTCGCGCCCCGCGACTGGGGCCGGGTGGAGACGTTGAACGCCGATCTCTACGCCGTGCCGGTCGCCGGCGGTGAGCCGGTGCTCGCCGTCCGCACCGCGGGCGACGCGGCGGCGCCGCTGGTCACCGCGGACGGCGTCGTCTACTTCCACGGCATCGAGTTCACCGGTCCCGACATGGTGCGCAACCGCGGCCTCTGGGCGGCGCCGCTGCGCACCGACGGCGAACCGGCCACCCCGCGGCGGCTGACCGACGCCGAGACCGTCGACACCGACGCCGGTGCGGGCAGGCCCGCGGTGCTCGGTGACGAGGTGCTGGTGGTCGTCCGCACGCGCGGCGCGGCCGAACTGCGCGCGGTGCCGTCCGACGCGGACCAGGCTGAACTGGCCGGGCTGCGCCGCCTGCTCGGCGAGAAGGCCGCGGTCCGCGGGTTCTCCGTGGACGGTGACCGGGTCGCCGCCGTGGTGGCTTCGCCGGTGGACTCCGGGGAAGTGGTGCTGCTGGAGCACGGCGAGGCCCGCACGCTGACCGACTTCTCCGCGCCGCTGCGGGAGAACGTGCGCCCGGCGGTCGAGCTGACCGCCACCGCGGCGGACGGGCACCCGGTGCACGGCTGGGTCGTGCTGCCGGCGGGGGAGGGGCCGCACCCGGTCCTGCTGGTGATCCACGGCGGGCCGTTCGCGCCGTACGAGTGGTCGCTGTTCGACGAGGCCCAGGTGTACGCGTCGGCCGGGTACGCGGTGGTGATGGCGAACCCGCGTGGTTCGGCCGGTTACGGCGAGTCGCACGGGCGGGCGATCGTCCGCGCGTTGTGCACTGTGGACGTCACGGACCTGCTGAGCTTCCTCGACGCCGCGCTGGAACGGTCCGATTTGGACGCTTCGCGGGTCGGTGTGATGGGTGGTTCGTACGGCGGGCTGATGACCACGTGGCTGTCCGCGCACCACGGCGACCGGTTCCGCGCGGCGTGGAGCGAGCGCGCGGTCAACGCGTGGGATTCGTTCGCCGGGAGTTCGGACATCGGGTGGGAGTTCGTCGAGTGCTACGTGGGGACCGATCCGGAGGTGCAGCGGGAACGCAGCCCGCTCACCTACGCGGCGAAGATCGGCATCCCGTTCGCCGTGGTGCACTCCGAAGAGGACTGGCGGTGCCCGGTGGAGCAGGCGCAGCGGTTGTTCGTGGCGCTGCGGGGCAACGGGGTGGAGACGGAGTTCCTGCTGTTCCCCGGTGAAGGGCACGAGCTGAGCCGGTCCGGGCGGCCGCGGCACCGGGTGCAGCGGTTCGAAGCGGTTCTCGAGTGGTGGGGGCGGCACCTGGGATGA
- a CDS encoding GNAT family N-acetyltransferase, producing MSVRWAVRRAVAADADRLAAICLDGWRTAYRGILPDDHLDSLRRPEWEEMFAARIAASTDRSTMLVAVNADGEIGAYAGVLGDGSPGMLGALYAAAEWHGTGAGHAAHEAAIAHLAACGFGHAVLWVFERNARARQFYEAHGWLCDQVTQSTKFADGSAVEIRYSRLLP from the coding sequence ATGAGCGTGAGGTGGGCCGTCCGCCGGGCTGTCGCCGCCGATGCCGACCGGCTGGCGGCGATCTGCCTCGACGGCTGGCGGACGGCCTACCGCGGCATCCTGCCCGACGACCACCTCGATTCTTTGCGGCGGCCGGAGTGGGAGGAGATGTTCGCCGCGCGCATCGCCGCGTCGACGGACCGCAGCACCATGCTGGTCGCGGTCAACGCCGATGGGGAGATCGGCGCCTACGCGGGCGTGCTGGGGGACGGTTCGCCGGGCATGCTCGGCGCGCTGTACGCCGCCGCGGAATGGCACGGAACCGGCGCGGGGCACGCCGCGCACGAAGCCGCCATCGCCCACCTGGCTGCCTGCGGCTTCGGGCACGCCGTGCTGTGGGTGTTCGAGCGGAATGCCCGGGCGCGCCAGTTCTACGAAGCCCACGGGTGGCTGTGTGACCAGGTGACCCAATCCACCAAGTTCGCCGACGGGTCAGCGGTGGAGATCCGCTACTCGCGCTTACTGCCGTAA
- a CDS encoding type II toxin-antitoxin system RelE/ParE family toxin, whose amino-acid sequence MVWEIELHAEVDRWFSGLCEADPVSADLVEEAIDLLADQGPALGRPLVDRIKGARYHNLKELRPASSGNTEVRILFVFDSRRRAILLVAGDKAGDWRGWYSTNIPVAERRYERHLRRLEEAGT is encoded by the coding sequence GTGGTCTGGGAAATCGAGTTGCACGCGGAGGTCGACCGGTGGTTCTCCGGGTTGTGCGAAGCGGATCCGGTCAGTGCGGATCTGGTCGAAGAAGCCATTGACCTGCTCGCCGATCAGGGGCCCGCGCTCGGGCGCCCGCTGGTCGACCGGATCAAGGGAGCGAGGTACCACAACCTGAAGGAGTTGCGCCCAGCCTCCTCGGGGAACACCGAGGTCCGGATCTTGTTCGTCTTCGATTCCCGCCGGCGGGCGATCCTGTTGGTGGCCGGGGACAAGGCAGGCGACTGGCGAGGCTGGTACAGCACGAACATCCCGGTCGCGGAACGGCGATACGAACGGCATCTGCGCCGGTTGGAGGAGGCGGGGACATGA
- a CDS encoding helix-turn-helix domain-containing protein — translation MSRSWREVKAEKNARDRAAGRDVEAARARAKEVTEAHLVGFRLAQLREQAGVSQTELARRIGVSQPRVSQLENGDLAQMELDTVRRYIAALGGRLRVVAGFDDRDVVVSA, via the coding sequence ATGAGCCGATCTTGGCGGGAAGTCAAGGCGGAGAAGAACGCCAGGGACCGCGCCGCGGGCCGGGACGTGGAGGCCGCGCGTGCCCGGGCGAAAGAGGTGACCGAGGCCCACCTCGTCGGCTTCCGCTTGGCGCAGCTCCGCGAGCAGGCCGGGGTGAGCCAAACCGAACTCGCCCGGCGGATCGGGGTCAGCCAGCCGCGGGTCAGCCAGCTGGAGAACGGCGACCTCGCCCAGATGGAACTGGACACGGTCCGGCGCTACATCGCCGCGCTGGGCGGGCGGTTGCGGGTGGTCGCCGGGTTCGACGACCGCGACGTCGTGGTGAGCGCCTAG
- a CDS encoding RES family NAD+ phosphorylase, whose translation MARLPLPPARAVLVRELRRTEDVVAVHPATRLVRIFTAHGNHPQQWNSFRYTGPLPHGRFDQQRPGRGGVPVTDQKNGVLYFGLTVRTSVAEVYQTTSTVDRKTRGPRLVVVRPTRTLRLLDLGGLWPTRVGASQEISSGPKKITQAWARAIRSAFGDLDGLWYRSSMDSGDPALCLWDPPAGGALPLKPEVLLPLDHPGLDVPLGRVCHELNYDMVN comes from the coding sequence ATGGCCAGGCTCCCCCTGCCACCCGCGCGTGCCGTCCTGGTCAGGGAACTGCGGCGTACCGAGGACGTCGTCGCGGTGCACCCGGCGACCAGGCTGGTGCGCATCTTCACCGCGCACGGCAACCACCCGCAGCAGTGGAACTCGTTCCGCTACACCGGTCCGCTCCCGCACGGCCGCTTCGACCAGCAGCGGCCGGGCCGCGGCGGCGTGCCGGTGACCGACCAGAAGAACGGGGTGCTCTACTTCGGGCTCACCGTGCGCACGAGCGTCGCGGAGGTGTACCAGACCACGTCCACGGTGGACCGCAAGACCCGCGGCCCGCGCCTGGTGGTGGTCCGGCCGACGCGCACGCTGCGCCTGCTCGACCTCGGTGGCCTCTGGCCGACCAGGGTCGGGGCGTCGCAGGAGATCTCCAGCGGGCCGAAGAAGATCACGCAGGCCTGGGCGCGCGCCATCCGCTCGGCCTTCGGCGACCTGGACGGCCTGTGGTATCGCTCGTCGATGGACTCGGGTGACCCGGCCCTGTGCCTGTGGGACCCGCCGGCGGGTGGCGCGCTGCCGTTGAAGCCGGAGGTCCTGCTTCCGCTGGACCACCCGGGGCTGGACGTGCCGCTGGGCCGCGTCTGCCACGAGCTCAACTACGACATGGTCAACTAG
- a CDS encoding DNA-binding protein, producing MSVALETVLAKAGLKVDATEFLTHVEDAARKLSPPNPDPSDYFSAEQRDALIDVGLDLAPQAESEPDMRARTVAAHAVLAESSLTVLAAAERLGVDDSRIRHKIKDRRLAAWKAQGGWRLPSWQFTSSGLLPGLDVVLRAVPEDQPPLVVAAFISTPQPDLVINDRPATPRQWLLAGGDPEPVARLTETLGTPA from the coding sequence ATGTCTGTGGCGCTGGAGACCGTACTGGCGAAAGCCGGGCTCAAGGTGGACGCGACCGAGTTCCTCACGCACGTGGAGGACGCCGCTCGCAAACTGTCCCCGCCGAATCCGGACCCATCGGATTATTTCTCCGCCGAGCAGCGCGACGCGCTCATCGACGTCGGGCTGGACCTCGCGCCACAGGCGGAGAGCGAGCCGGACATGCGGGCCAGGACGGTCGCCGCGCACGCGGTGCTCGCCGAGTCCTCGCTGACCGTGCTCGCCGCCGCCGAACGGCTGGGCGTGGACGACAGCCGCATCCGGCACAAGATCAAGGACCGCAGGCTCGCCGCCTGGAAGGCGCAGGGCGGCTGGCGGCTGCCGTCGTGGCAGTTCACCTCCTCCGGGCTGCTGCCCGGGCTGGACGTGGTGCTGCGCGCGGTGCCCGAGGACCAGCCGCCGCTGGTGGTGGCCGCGTTCATCAGCACCCCGCAGCCCGATCTGGTGATCAACGACCGGCCGGCCACTCCCCGGCAGTGGTTGCTGGCGGGTGGTGATCCCGAGCCCGTCGCCCGGCTGACCGAGACCTTGGGCACCCCCGCCTGA
- a CDS encoding sugar ABC transporter ATP-binding protein — MTDRAPLVAMTAISKSYGGVRAIRDADFTVHAGEVHALLGENGAGKSTLMKVLAGEVGGHHGEIRIDGEPVRFAGPADAQRAGISMIPQELDLVPALSVAENIFLGREPRTRIGALDRRRMLATARDLLARTGVDLDPKRPVEHLRTGEQQLVTIAKALSLDARVLIMDEPTSALPPAEAERLFRVIAGLRANGVGIVYISHRMAEIGQVADRATVLRNGQVVAEFDAREMTAEQASEAMVGRRVDLLFHTETGAAGGRELLAVDDLVLRPRRPIPGRREPAGISLRVAEGEIVGLAGLLGSGRTELLETLYGVGTPGRRTGSVRLHGTEVHPKGPRDALRRGIAFVPEDRRTSGLALDHSVLANTVLSVVDRIGRFGVVPPARERRAALGTADRLGIKLSGLAAPAGSLSGGNQQKVVLGRNLLTEPALLLLDDPTRGVDVGAKAEIYQLLSEIAGQGVGVLLASSELAELMGVCDRVVVLREGRSVRELHTAEAGEAELLAASMGEAEALAPDSREEAG, encoded by the coding sequence ATGACCGATCGAGCACCGCTGGTCGCCATGACGGCCATCAGCAAGTCCTACGGCGGGGTGCGCGCGATCCGGGACGCCGACTTCACCGTGCACGCCGGCGAGGTGCACGCGCTGCTCGGCGAGAACGGCGCCGGGAAGTCCACCCTGATGAAGGTGCTCGCCGGCGAGGTCGGCGGCCACCACGGCGAGATCCGGATCGACGGCGAGCCGGTGCGCTTCGCCGGCCCGGCCGACGCGCAGCGCGCGGGCATCTCGATGATCCCGCAGGAACTCGACCTGGTCCCGGCGCTTTCGGTGGCGGAGAACATCTTCCTCGGCCGGGAACCCCGCACCCGGATCGGCGCGCTGGACCGGCGGCGCATGCTGGCCACCGCGCGCGACCTGCTCGCCCGCACCGGCGTCGACCTCGACCCGAAGCGGCCGGTGGAGCACCTGCGCACCGGTGAGCAGCAGCTGGTCACCATCGCCAAGGCGCTCTCGCTCGACGCGCGCGTGCTGATCATGGACGAGCCGACCTCCGCGCTGCCGCCCGCCGAGGCCGAGCGGCTGTTCCGGGTGATCGCCGGACTGCGGGCGAACGGTGTCGGCATCGTCTACATCTCGCACCGCATGGCGGAGATCGGCCAGGTCGCCGACCGCGCCACGGTGCTGCGCAACGGCCAGGTGGTGGCCGAGTTCGACGCCCGCGAGATGACCGCCGAACAGGCGTCCGAGGCGATGGTGGGCCGCCGGGTGGACCTGCTGTTCCACACCGAGACCGGCGCGGCGGGCGGCCGCGAGCTGCTGGCGGTGGACGACCTGGTGTTGCGCCCGCGCCGCCCGATACCCGGCCGGCGTGAACCCGCCGGGATCTCGCTGCGCGTCGCCGAAGGGGAGATCGTCGGCCTGGCCGGGTTGCTCGGTTCCGGACGCACCGAACTGCTGGAGACGCTCTACGGCGTGGGCACCCCCGGCCGTCGGACGGGCAGCGTGCGGTTGCACGGCACGGAGGTTCACCCGAAAGGGCCGCGGGACGCACTCCGCCGGGGGATCGCCTTCGTGCCGGAGGACCGCCGCACGTCCGGGCTGGCGCTCGACCACTCGGTGCTGGCGAACACGGTGCTGTCCGTGGTCGACCGGATCGGGCGCTTCGGCGTGGTGCCGCCCGCCCGCGAACGCCGGGCCGCGCTGGGCACCGCGGACCGGCTCGGCATCAAGCTGTCCGGGCTGGCCGCTCCGGCGGGCTCGCTGTCCGGCGGCAACCAGCAGAAGGTGGTGCTCGGCCGGAACCTGCTCACCGAACCGGCGTTGCTGCTGCTCGACGACCCGACCCGCGGCGTCGACGTCGGTGCCAAGGCGGAGATCTACCAGCTGCTGTCCGAAATCGCCGGGCAGGGCGTCGGCGTGCTGCTGGCGTCCTCGGAACTCGCGGAGCTGATGGGGGTGTGCGACCGGGTGGTGGTGCTGCGCGAAGGGCGGAGCGTGCGCGAACTGCACACCGCCGAAGCCGGCGAGGCCGAACTGCTCGCCGCGTCGATGGGCGAGGCGGAGGCGCTGGCACCGGACTCGCGGGAGGAGGCCGGATGA